The genomic window AACCTGAGCACCGGTCAGGTGTCCGGGTGAAGTCTTTACCAACCTTCAGTTTTCCGCGCCCCGGCACCGACTGTGCGGGAGCTTTCGCAGTTGCCCGGTGCGCTGGCGCTTATTCCTGACCGTTCGGAACGCCCTGCTGCGCATGCTCGTCCGTGATTTCCTCTGTCTTGGCCCGGTCCTGGGCCGTCGCCGGGCCGCCCTGCAACCTGGGGTCGAGGTTGGTGTTCGCGCCGTGCGTCTCGGTGGCGCTGCCGGTGGTCGTCTGGGGGGTGCTGGGGGTGCTGCTCGGTCGGCCTTCGCCCATCTGGAGTCCTCCTTGTCGTGAGGCTTCATTGTGGCGTGCCGGCAAGGCACAAAGGAAAGGGCAGGTTGAGCAAACGCTTTTCCTCAACTTGCTTCCTCACAACCGGCCCAACGCTTGCAGCCGCGCGTATTCGCCGCCGAGGGCCAGCAACTCTGCGTGAGAGCCTTCCTCCGCGACGCCGTTTTCCGTCAGGACGACGATACGGTGGGCGTTTCGTACTGTGCTGAGGCGGTGGGCAATGACCAGCGTGGTGCGCCGGCGGGCCAGCCGTTCCAGCGACTCCTGCACCAGCCGCTCGGATTCGTTGTCGAGACTGCTGGTGGCCTCGTCGAAAATCAGGATAGGCGGGTCTTTCAGGAACACGCGGGCAATGCTCAGGCGCTGTTTCTGCCCCCCGGAAAGCTTCACGCCGCGCTGCCCGATGTCGGTGTGGTAGCCCTGGGGCAGCCGCGTGATGAAATCGTGCGCTCCGGCCTGCCGCGCCGCGTCCATGGCCTCGGCTTCCGTCGCGCCGGGCCGCCCATACCGGATGTTCTCCATCACCGTGCCGGAAAACAGGTACACGTCCTGCTGCACTACGCCCACGCTGCGGCGCAGGCTTGCCAGTGTTACGCCACACACATCGTGGCCGTCCACCAACACCTGCCCGGCGCTTACGTCGTAAAAGCGCGGAATCAGGGCGCACAACGTGGATTTGCCCACGCCCGAAGCGCCGACCAGCGCGACGAATTCTCCGGCCCTGATCTTCAGGTTGAGATCGCGCAGCACGGGCGGTGCGTCAGGTGAGTAGCCGAAACTCACGCCCTGAAACTCCACCTCGCCGCGCACGTTCTGTAGCTCGGCGGCACCCGGCGCGTCCACGATGTCCGGCGTGACCGCCATCATCTCGCGGAAACGCTGGAAGCCGGTCACGCCCTCCTGCAACACCCGCGCTAGATTTACGAGCCGGCGGATGGGTTCCAGCAGGATGCCCACGCACATCAGATACGTCACCAGCCCGTCTATCCGCAGACCGCCTTGCAGGATGGCCCAGCCGCCGAACATCAGTACGGCGATGGTCATCAGCCCCGTAAACGCTGTCATGCCCTGGTAGAAATACAGTTCGGCGCGGTATTCGCCCCGGCGGCCTTCCACAAACAGGTCGTTGGCCGCGCCGAAACGCCGCGCCTCGGTCCCTTCACCGGTAAACGACTGCACCACCCGGATGCCTGCCAGCGAGTCCTCCACCTGCGCGTTCACCTCGCCGATGCGCTGGCGGCTTTGCAGGAGCGCGCGGTTGAGCTGCACGTTGAAATACAGCGCGTAGGCCGCCATGAATGGCAGGAATGCCAGCAGGATCAGCGTGAGTGGCAGGTTGAGGCCCGCCAGAATCACGAACACGCCCACGAACGACACCAGCGCGATAAACAGGTCCTCGGGGCCGTGGTGCGCAAGTTCGCCAATGTCGTAGAGGTCACCCGTGACGCGGCTCATCAGCTGCCCGGTGCGGTGAGTGTCGTAGAACCCGAAGGGCAGCTTTTGCAGGTGCGCGAACAGGTCGCGGCGCATGTCGCGCTCGATAAACGTGCCCATCATGTGGCCCTGATAGTCCAGAAAGCTGTTGGCGGCGACCTGCACGGCCAGCAGGCCCACCATCAGCCCGCCCACACGCAGCAATTCGGGCCACGCCTGCTGCGGCGTCAGGGTCAGCACCGTGCGGGTGATGTAGCCGGCACACAGCGGATAGACCAGCGTGATGCCCGCCACCAGCAGGGCGCACAGCAGGTCGGCGTACAGGGTCAGGCGGTAGGGCCGGTAATAGCCCGCGAAGTGGCGCAGCGCCGCAAAAAATTCGGATTTGGGTTGCAAAGTTGAGGTCTCCATAGAGGCGCGGGGCGGCGCGTCCGGGCGACCTGTGAAGCGTCTAGAACATCACACCACTCAGGCCGCATGGAACGCCAGCACCTCCGCGCAGGGGGGCTTTGACTTCGGGGTCAGCAGGGCGGTGTGTTCTCATGGGTGAACTCCTGAGGTAAAGCGGGATGTGCAGGCAGGATAAGGGACAATTGAGGGCAGGGAAATAAGCCAAAGGGCTTAAAAGGACCGGTGGCGCAGCCCAATATTTGTTGCGTCCCAGACGCTCGCGTGCAGCGGCCTAGCGCTCGTTGCCCCGCTTGAAATTGCCGGTGACCCGCGCCATGACCAGTTGCGCTTCGTGGTCACCTAGTCCCTCCACGCGGGCCAGGAACTTCTGGGCGTCTTTACCCGCCAGTGTGGTCACGGGCCGCCCATACCACGTCACCACGACGCGCCCGTCTTTTTGCTGGCGGTAACTGTAGCGTCCGTCCTCCAGTTCTCCACGGGCGTCGGTGGGCATGGACAAAACGATAACGGAGACGCCAACCGGACGCCTCCGCCACCCGACTTAGAGACTCAGGCCTGCGCGCCTTCCACAGCTTCGGCAGGCTCGTCGAACTCGTCCCGCGCCCGCTCCACCAGCGTCAGGATGTCGTAGGTCGCCACCAGTTGTTCGTGCTGGTTGGTGATTTCGGCGTGCCATTCGACCACGCCGGTCGGCCTTTCTTCGCCGGGGCGCAGGTCTTTGCGAATTTTGCGCTTGCAGGTCAGGCGGGTGCGGATAGTGTCGCCAATGCCGACGGGCTCTACGAAGCGCAGGTTTTCCAGGCCGTAGTTCGCCAGCACCGGCCCCGGCGCCGCCGAGACGAACTGCCCGGCAGCGGCGGAAATCAGGAAGTAACCGTGCGCCACCCGCTTGCCGAAGATGCCTTCCTTCGCGCCGATGTCGTCCACGTGGGCGTAAAAATGGTCGCCCGTGAGCGCGGCAAAGTTCACGATGTCGGCCTCGGTGACGGTGCGGCGGTGGGTGAGCAGGCTGTCGCCCGGCTGAATCTGGTCGAAGGTCTTGCGGAAGGGGTGAACCACGTCCTCGCGCACCTCGGCGCCGGGGATATGCTCCTTCGTAATCGCGGCCAGCGTGGTCGGGTCGGCCTGCACCGCCACCTTGTTCATGTGGTGCTTGACGCCCGCCAGCCCCGCCATTTCCGCGCCGCCGCCTGCCCGACCGGGGCCGCCGTGCAGCAGCTGGGGCAGCGGCGAACCGTGTCCGGTGCTTTCCTTCGCGTCGGCGCGGTTGAGCACCAGCACCCGCCCGTGCGTGCTTGCGATGCCCAGCACCAGTTCGGTCGCTTCGTGGCGGTTGAAGGTGACCACCGACGCCGCCAGCGAGCCGCGTCCCATCTTGGCCAGGGTAATAGCGTCGTCCAGCGTGTCGTAAGGCATCAGCGTGGCGACCGGCCCAAAGGCTTCGAGCTCGTGCGGCCCCTTCGCCTCCAACGGGTTGCGGCACAGCAGCACGGTGGGGTCGAGGAAAGCGCCCTTCTCGCGGTCGCCGCCGAGCAGTTCGCCTGCCCCACCGCCGATGACCACTTCGGCGTCCTGGCCGAGTTTTTCCAGCGTTTCGCGCACCCGCTCGCGCTGCTCCACACTCACCAGAGCGCCCATTCGCACGTCGTCGCGGGCGGGGTCGCCCACCGTCACCTTGGCGAGTTCGGCCCGCAGCGCCTCTACCACCGGGTCCACCAGGTGACACGGCACCAGCGGGCGGCGAATGGCGGTGCATTTCTGGCCCGCCTTGCCGGTCATTTCGCGGGCGACTTCCTTGACAAACAGGGCAAATTCGGGGTCTTTGGGCCGCACGGTCACTCCCAGCACCGCCGCGTTGAGGCTGTCGGCCTCAGCGTTGAAGGGAATCGAGCGCGCCACGATGTTGGGATGCACCTTGAGCTTGTTCGCCGTCGCTGCCGAGCCGGTAAAGGCCACCATGTCCTGTTCGAGCAGGTGGTCGAGCAGGTCGCCGGGGTCGCCGGTCACGAGTTGCAGCGAGCCTTCGGGCAGGATGCCCGACGCGATGATGTCGCGCACCACCCGCTCGGTCAGGTAGGCGGTCTGCGGCGCGGGCTTGACCAGCGAGGGCATCCCGGCGATAAAGGCGGGCGCGAGTTTTTCCAGCATGCCCCACACCGGGAAGTTGTAGGCGTTGATCTGCACGGCCACGCCCTCACGCGGCACCAGCAGGTGACGGGCCATGAACGTGCCGCCCTTGCCCAGCACCTCCACCTTGCCGTCGGGCAGGAAGCGCTCATCGGGCAGTTCGCGGCGGGCCATGCTGCTGTAGCTGAACAGCGTGCCGATGCCGCCTTCAATGTCCACCCAGCCATCCCTCCGGGTCGCGCCGGTCAGCAGGTTGAGGGCGTAGTAGTCCTCCTTGCGCTCCATCAGGTAATTGCCCAGCGCCTTCAGCATCCGTGCCCGCGTGTGGAAGGTCAGCTTGCGTAAGCCTGCCCCGGCCTCACGCCCGTAAGCCAGCGCCTGGGCAAAGTCCACGCCCTCGCTGGAGATGACGGCGACGGGGCGGCCATACACGGCGTCGAGGAGGGTCTGGCCGTCTTTGTTGGCGTGCCATTGGCCATACACGTATGAAGCGGGGCGGAGGATTTGGGTAGAAGGGGTGGTCATGGGATTAGCTCCTAGAGATAGTCAAATTCTTTGTGTTGTAAGTGCCAATTTCCAAAGCATGCCATTGTCGCCTATAACCAGTTCGCGACAAGCCTCATAATCTGCTCTGGTGAGAACTTCTGTATGTGCTGCACGGTTGCGAAAATCGCGGGTCAGCTTAGTAATCTGAGTGTAGAGTCCATTAATATCACTAATCCAAGATGAACGCGGCCAATCTTGGAAAAGGTTAAACATTTCTTTTACAACTTGACTAGTTGAGCGACGGCTAATACTGTTCAGCAACGTTTGAAGGAAATGAGCGAATGTTCCCATCTCGGGTGCTTTACCTTCCCCCGACAAAAATTTAGCTATCCTACCTAGATCTTTATCAGATTTGTCAATGGACAAATTTGTTTCAGAGAGGCGTTTTGAGAGCGGGTAAAGTATTTTAATAGTTACTTCTGTTTCAAAAGCTTTACACAAGCCAATTATTACTGGCGACCAGTCTAAATCTTCTGGCATGTTCTCTGCTAAATGCTCAGAAGTAGCTAAAAAACGGAGTGAATTATCAGAAATATGTTGAGCTCTACTGTCTCTAATCTCATATATTTTTTCCAATTCACTGATCTTATTCTTATTATAGATCGATAAAAGCAGATCTGCTAACGCTTCTGCCTTTTCACCATCATCTTGATGACCCCTTTTAATTTCCCAGACAGACAGCAAGAATCCGTAACAGCCATTGCAAAGTGTTTTTTCCCAGTCCCCACGATAAAGAGTTATAAGTTTTGCCTTTTTCTCTTCGCCACAGCGAAAGCACTGAAAAGCGGTGGCGAGACTTAAACGATATTGCTGTAGAGGGCCCCGTGTAGGATACGTCTTGACTATCTCTTCAAAACTGGGCTTACGCATTCTCTCCTCGCTTTCGCTCAGCTGGAATAAGGAAGGGCTTACATCCAATAAATATGGGCCACAAGCCTTTCTCTGCTTATGGCCCATAACTTATAGCTTCAAACGCTCTTAAACCCCTCGAACGGCTCTTTACAGGCATCGCACACGTACAGCCGCTTGCACAGCGTCGGGCCGAAGCTGGCGGTCATCCGCACGTTGAACGAGCCGCAGCGAGGGCAGGATGTGGGCTCCGGCTCCAGCGAAATCAGGCTGCCCTCGGCGGGCGCGGGCGGCGCGATGCCGTACTCGCGCAGGCGTTCGCGGGCATCCGGCAAAATCGAATCGGTGGTCCAGGGCGGCGTCAGCGTGCTTTTGACCTCCACGTCATTCACGCCCAGCCCACGCACGGCGTCCTCGATGCTCTGCCGGATGACGTGCAGTGCCGGGCAGCCGCTGAAGGTGGGCGTAAAGGTGACCGACACCCCTTCACCGTCCACCTTCACCTCGCGCACCATGCCCATGTCCACGATGGACACGACCGGGATTTCGGGGTCGGGCACCTGCGAGAGCGCGGCCCAGACGGCTGCCGGGTCCGGGTAGGCGGCGGCAGGTTCCGCCTGACCCATCACCACACCTCCGCGTCGGGGTGCTGGCGGGCCACCTCCTGCATCTCGGCCAGCAGTGGCGCGAGGTACTCGGTGTGGTGGTCGCGGCCCCTGTCGTCGCTGGTGAAAGTTCCACGCGGCAAGGTCAGGCCGCATTTGCCTTGCAGGTGCGCCGTGACCAGTTTTTCCCAGCGGGCCTTGAGCGCCGCCGGGTCCGGCACGATGCCCGCCGCAATCAGTTCTTCCTCGCCTGCCACCGGCTGAAACAGTTGCGCGGCGTGGGACCACAGTTCGTTCAGGGCCGTCTGGGTGCGGCGCTCGCTTTCCTCGGTGCCCAGGGCGAGGCGCTCGACCCACAGCGCAGTGTGTTGCAGGTGGAATTTCTCCTCGCGCAGCGCCTTGTGGGCGACCTCGGCGAGCGGCGCGTACCGGCTGCTTCCCGCTTCTTCAAGCCACAGCGCCTCGTAAGCGTCGTAAAGGAACTGCCGCACCATCGTCACCGCCCAGTCACCCTTCGGCAACTCGGTCAAGCGGGTGTTGGTGTACTCGCTCGCGCTCCGGAACATGGCGAGGCGGTCGGGCTGGCTGCCGTCGAGGTCGGTGCGCAGGCCCAGGTACAGCGCGGCGTGGCCCAGTTCGTCCTGCGCGATGTTCGCCAGCGCGATGTCCTCTTCCAGGATGGGTGCGTGCCCGGTCCACTCGCCGCCTCTGTGCGCCAGTACGATTTCGTCGTCGGCCAGCGCGGTCAGCTTGCGAATCAGGGCCTGGATCTGGGCGTCGGTCAGGGTCAAAGTCGGCGTCGTGGCGGTCATTGCGGTCCCTCGTCGTGGTGCTGCACGGCGGGCTGGTCGGCCACGTGCGGGTGAACGTCGGTGCGCCCCGGCATCCGCCCCGCGCGCTTGAGTTCGCCCACGTGCGTGCCGATGGTGCCGTAAAACTGCTGCTGCTTGTAGGTTTTGTCCTTGGCGGGCGCAAACCAGCTTTCCACCGTGCCGGGGTCGGCGTCGGTGGCCGCTTTGGCCGCGTCGGGAAACACCAGCCACGCCAGCGCGTCGGCGTGGGCTTTGCGGGCCTGCCGCAGCGCGTCGCCGGGGCCGCTGGCTTCCACCGTGCCCACGAGGTCTACGAAGGTCATGGAGCGCTTGTGCGACTTCTTCACGCCGACGTGGTAGGTGCCCCCCGCGCCCGGCGTCTGCAACACCTCCGGCGTAGACGCGATTTCCTCGGGCGTGGCGGTCAGGATGTCGGCTTCGCGCACCGCCCACAGGCTCACGGCAGCGGGCCGGCGCACGAAGACATTACGGGCGGTCAGCAGCGCGTGCTCGGGGTCGCCCGCGTGGACCGTGCCCACCGCCTGGTAGGGCCGCTTGTCGGTGTCCTGCTTGAAGACTTCCCAGCGCGGCCATTGGGTGTCCTGGGGCTGGGTGTCGTGCGGTTGGGTGTCAGGGTGGTTGGATGTTGTTTGGGTCATGGTTTTTCCTCTGGCGAAAAGACCCCTCACCCCTTGCTTCGCAAGGCCCTCTCCCCTTGGTAGAGGGAAAAAGCGCAGTTTGACCCTCTCCTAGGGGGAGAGGGCCTGCCGCAGGCAGGGGTGAGGGGTCTTCCAACTCAATCCGCCGCCTCGCCCTTCGCCTGCCGCGCCATGTACGCTTCCAGCGCTTCACGCACCCAGGCGCCCTCGTCCTGCGCGGCCTGGCGGGTGGCGAGGCGTTCGTTGCCCAGCCCCTGCTCACCCTTGATGACGGCCCAGAACTCGCTCCAGTCGATCGGACCGTGCACCCAGTTGCCCGCCTCGTCCTGGTGCAGGTCAGGGTCGGGGATGGTCAGGCCGGCTTCGAGCAGCTCAGGCACATGCTCGTTGATGAACTCCTGGCGCACCTCGTCGTTGGTCTTGAGCTTGATGCCCCACTTGCTCAGCGCCCCGGTGTTGGGGCTGTCGCTGTCGTGCGGGCCGAGCATCTGCACGGCGGGCCACCACCAGCGATTTAAAGCGTCCTGCGCCATCTGCCGCTGCTCGGGCGTGCCCTGGGCGTAGAGCACCATCATTTCCTTGCCCTGCTTGTGGTGGAAGGTTTCCTCGCTGCAAATCCGCACCATCGCCCGGCTGTAGGGGCCGTAGGAGCAGCCCGCCAGCATGGTCTGGTTCTTGATGGCGGCGCCGTCCACCAGCCAGCCGATCATGCCCACGTCGGCCCAGGTCAGGGTGGGGTAGTTGAAGATGGAGGAGTACTTCGCTTTGCGCGTCAGCAGGGCGTCGAGCATTTCCTCGCGGGTCACGCCCAGCGTTTCGGCGGCGTGGTAGAGGTACTGGCCGTGCCCGGCTTCGTCCTGCACCTTCGCCATCAGGATGGTCTTGCGCTTGAGGCTGGGCGCCCTCGCAATCCACTCGCCCTCGGGCAGCATCCCGACCACTTCGCTGTGGGCGTGCTGCGAAATCATGCGGATCAGCTGGCGGCGGTACTCGGCGGGCATCCAATCGCCGGGTTCAATCTTCTCGCCGCGCGCGATGCGGGCTTCAAAAGCGGCGTGCTGCTCGGGCGTTTCGCCTGCGGCCATATGCTTGGGTCGGGTCTGCTCTTGGGTCATGGGTCAACCTCCAGAATGTGAACTGTCCCCAGTTTACCTAACGAGCGTTCGTTAGTTTGTGATTTGTACAGCACAACGCGGCAACATAAAGCCCGCCCCCGAAAATGCAAGGCGGGCCGTGGGCCGTTGGTTGGAGGAACCAGCAGGGTTCAGCGTTCGAGCAGAATGGTTTCCTGAACTTTCAGCCCCTGGTCGAGCACGTCGCGGGCGTGCTGGCGGGCGGCGGCGAGGTCGTGGTCGCGGTAGTTGCCGCATTCGAGTTCGCTCACGCCGGGAATGGGTTGGTCGTGCCCGGCGGTGTCCTTGAGGGCCGCCTCGAAGGCTTTCATCACGCCCTGCTCGTCGGGTTCACCGATGACGGCCATGTACATGCCGGTGCGGCAGCCCATCGGGGACACGTCCACCACGCCCTCGAGGTGGTCGCGCATGTAGCCCGCCAGCAGGTGCTCGAGCGTGTGAATGGCGGCGGGGTCGATGGCGCCCTGGTTGGGCTGCAAGAAGCGCAGGTCGTACTTGGAGATCTGGTCACCCTTCGGGGTGGTCTTGACCCCGGCGAGGCGGACATAGGGAGCCTTGACCTTGGTGTGGTCCAGATCGAACGATTCGACGTTTGCCATGTCGGGCATTGTGGCCGTTTTCCAGGCAGCAGAACGTGAGCCGTATACTGCCCATCGTGCCCACCGCCCCGCGCCGTTTTCCCGTCTGGTTTCCCGCCGTGCTGGTTCTGGTGCTGATCGCGCTCGACCAGTGGCTCAAGGCGTGGGCACTGGCCCACCTACAACTGAATGCCCCAGCCATCCCGGTCATTCCGGGGGTGCTCGACTGGGAACTGACTTTCAACACCGGAGCCGCGTGGAGCATGTTCAGCGGCAGCGCCGTGCCCCTCGCGCTGGGGCGGATTCTGGTCGGGCTGGGCATCCTGAGCTACCTGCTGTGGAAGCCGCAGGGCCGCTTTCTGACGGTCGTGCTGAGCATGATCGCCGCCGGGGCCATCGGCAACTCCATCGACGGCTTGCAGCGCGGGCAGGTGACCGACATGATTCACTCGCCGCTGCTGAGCGCCGTGACCGAGGCGATCAACGGCACCCGCTTTCCCATCTTCAACATCGCCGATATGTGCGTGGTCGGCGGCACCATTTTGCTGCTCGTCGCCAGTCTGCTGCCGGAGCGCAAACGCGAAAAGGCCGTGCCTGAAGCCTAAGCAGTTTCAGACCGAGCTAGAAAAGCTCCGCCGGTTGGCCTTTTGTGGCCGCTCGGCGGAGCTTTTCTGGAGAGGTTCAGCGAAGAATCTTGAGGGCCTTGAGGATGGCGATCAGGATCGCGCTGCCGATGACGCCCCAGACGATGCTCAGGAAGTTGAAGCCGTTGCCGGCGTTGTACGAGCCGCCGATATGCAGCAGGTCACCGAAGATGAACTGGGCGAGCAGCGCGCCAACGATACCGATGAGAATGTTCGCCACCGCGCCCTGCTGAGCATCGGTCTTCATGATCATGCTGGCGAGCCAGCCGCAAAGTGCACCAACCAAAATCGTAATGAGCCAACCCATGATTCCTACCTCCGTCGAAGTTGAGATGAAGTCCAGAGAAACCCTGTTGCTCACGGCTTTCCCGGCTGTTGTTGTGTAGGCAGGATGGGGCCCGACTCCCCCTGCTAACGTTCCCCAGGTCACTTTCTCAACGGCGGACAAAGACGGGATGGATGTCCCGCCAATCTTCACTCAGGGTTGGCGCGCATGCTGTCGGGTTTGGTCTCATGTCTGACGAAAAGCAGAGGAAAAGGCAGACCGATTTGTCTTGGCGTGACGGTCAAAGACAGGGCAAGGGCCGTTAGGATGGAAGCCGGCCCCGCTTGCGGCGGCGATTGGAGACCCATGCCCGGATTGCCACTGCACGTTGCCCGTTTTGTTTGCCGCCTGCCCTCCCTTCCTAGGCAGCGAGGTAGGTCGTGAGCAGCCCCGCGCGGCCTTTCACCGTCCGTGCCCCGGCGTCGAGCGCCAACCTCGGGCCCGGCTTCGACAGCCTCGGCCTGAGCGTGCCGCTCTACACCACCCTGCGCGTGACACCGCAGGACAAGGCGGAGGTGGTGCCGCTGGGCACGGAGCTGGCGGACACCCCCGCCGACGAGAGCAACTACGTGTACCGGGCGATGACCCTGGCGGCGAAACGGGCCGGGCGCACTCTCCCCCCCGCCCGCGTCGAAATCGAAACCGAGGTGCCGCTCGCGCGTGGCCTGGGCAGCTCGGCGGCGGCGCTGGTCGCGGGCGTGGTGGCGGGCAACGAACTGCTGGGCCGGCCCCTCGACGACGAAACGGTGCTCGACGTGACGGCGCGCGAAGAAGGCCACCCGGACAACGTGGCCCCGGCGCTGTTCGGCGGGATCGTGGTCGCCACCCTCGACAAGCTCGGCACCCACTATGTGCGGCTCGACCCGCCCGCGCACCTCGGCGTGACGGTGCTCGTTCCCGACTTCGAGCTGTCCACCTCCAAGGCCCGCGCCGTGCTGCCGCGCGAGTACAGCCGCGCCGACACGGTACACGCGCTCTCGCACGCCGCGCTGCTCGCCGCCGCCCTCGCGCAGGGGCGCCTCGACCTGCTGCGGCACGCCATGCAGGATTACGTGCATCAGGTCTGGCGGGCGCCGCTGGTGCCGGGGCTGAGCGACATCCTCGAACACGCCCACGAATACGGGGCTCTGGGTGCGGCTCTCTCCGGCGCGGGGCCGACCGTGCTGTGCTTCCACGACCAGCGCGGCAGCACGGCGACGCTGCACCACTACCTGCATGACGTGATGACGAAAAACGGCCTGAGTGGGCGGGTGATGGACTTTCCGATTGACGCGGCGGGCACGGTCGTTGAGCACGCGAAATAAAAAGGAGCGGAAGGCGTCAACCCTCCGCTTCCTGCTCCTGTTCACTGCCCTCAGTTCATCACTTTCGTCTTGTTCGTCATGAAGTCCTGCAGCACGTACTGCCCGATGTTCTGCGGCGTGGTGAAGTAGGCCTTGCCCTTCGTCATCTCCGAAACGCGCTGCACGAAGCCGACGAGTTCGGGGTCACGGGCGAGCATGAAGGTGTTGATCTGGATCCCCGAGCGGCGGCAGTTGGCGACCTCGCGCAGGGTGGTGCCGAGCACGTAGGGGTCGAGGCCGTAGGGATTTTTGTAGATGCGGCCATCGGGCAGCGTGAGGGCCGAGGGCTTGCCGTCGGTGATCATCACGATCTGCTTCATGTCTTTGTTCTCGCGCTTCAGGAGCTGCTGCGCGAGCCGCAGCCCGCCCGCCGTGTTGGTGTGGTACGGCCCGATCTGCGCCTGCGCAAGCTTACTGACCGGCACTTCCTCGGCGGAGTCGTGGAACAGCACGAATTTGACGGTGTCGCCGGGGTACTGCGTGCGGATGAGGTGCGCGAGGGCAAGCGCCACCTGCTTGGCCGGGGTAAAGCGGTCCTCGCCGTAGAGAATCATGGAGTGCGAGCAGTCGAGCATGACCACCGTCGCCGCCGAGGAGCTGTACTCGGCCTGCCGGATGACGAGGTCGGCTTCCTCAAGCTGATCGAAGCCCTTGGAGATGACGTTCCCCAGCGTCGCCGTCGTGTCGAGGTTGAGGGTGTCGCCGA from Deinococcus radiodurans R1 = ATCC 13939 = DSM 20539 includes these protein-coding regions:
- the thrB gene encoding homoserine kinase, whose product is MSSPARPFTVRAPASSANLGPGFDSLGLSVPLYTTLRVTPQDKAEVVPLGTELADTPADESNYVYRAMTLAAKRAGRTLPPARVEIETEVPLARGLGSSAAALVAGVVAGNELLGRPLDDETVLDVTAREEGHPDNVAPALFGGIVVATLDKLGTHYVRLDPPAHLGVTVLVPDFELSTSKARAVLPREYSRADTVHALSHAALLAAALAQGRLDLLRHAMQDYVHQVWRAPLVPGLSDILEHAHEYGALGAALSGAGPTVLCFHDQRGSTATLHHYLHDVMTKNGLSGRVMDFPIDAAGTVVEHAK
- a CDS encoding vWA domain-containing protein; protein product: MARITRYSKFEGELDQLESSELMQMIQEALLGQGMNDPWDPDPNARPSMDDLFDAILEALAERNMIPEEQLLEALQADDVRETALGQQIERLMDKLQQDGFIRKEFGDEDGQGGAGNPGEATFQLTDKSIDFLGYKSLRDLMGGLGRSSAGAHDTREYASGVEMTGELKNYEFGDTLNLDTTATLGNVISKGFDQLEEADLVIRQAEYSSSAATVVMLDCSHSMILYGEDRFTPAKQVALALAHLIRTQYPGDTVKFVLFHDSAEEVPVSKLAQAQIGPYHTNTAGGLRLAQQLLKRENKDMKQIVMITDGKPSALTLPDGRIYKNPYGLDPYVLGTTLREVANCRRSGIQINTFMLARDPELVGFVQRVSEMTKGKAYFTTPQNIGQYVLQDFMTNKTKVMN